In Fusobacterium sp. IOR10, one genomic interval encodes:
- a CDS encoding L,D-transpeptidase family protein — protein MSIKKKLVIGLLFAMTTLSFSSTVKAVYDNKVSPNVKTNIKYKGSDLPKLLDYVFIKTVTGNIRKKPSTGSGIILKAPFNSKFRALEKIQVRKSIWYKVQVGNEIGYVSGGIVHFKQFRFEKMLGSIKDLETFINVSKKKGLKLVSTHSYKPNPYNEEMNRKKDKYGVSLDQNIIGIYEPENLVLHVPDRSIMTVLKEEGKYAMVDVQGIKESPLKIEKSYITSNPNIAKGFKKAIVADIENQNLGMFEKINGEWTLISYIYGKTGLESTLGFETPRGSYVVPNVKYEMEYRDVYGRNSGMARYAIRFSGGGYLHGTPLEYVENKNKDFFLDEKERGLGTYKGTRKCIRNTEEHAKFLFDWVLEGQKRNINSNYQRPKENVMFIIF, from the coding sequence GTGAGTATAAAAAAGAAATTAGTAATAGGTTTATTGTTTGCAATGACAACATTATCTTTTTCAAGTACAGTAAAGGCTGTTTATGATAATAAGGTTTCTCCAAATGTAAAAACTAATATAAAGTATAAGGGTAGTGATTTACCAAAACTTTTAGACTATGTTTTTATAAAAACAGTTACAGGAAATATTAGAAAAAAGCCAAGTACAGGATCAGGGATTATATTAAAAGCCCCTTTTAATTCAAAATTTAGAGCTTTAGAAAAAATTCAAGTTAGAAAAAGTATTTGGTACAAGGTACAAGTTGGAAATGAAATTGGTTATGTATCTGGTGGAATAGTTCATTTTAAACAATTTAGATTTGAAAAAATGCTTGGAAGCATAAAGGATTTAGAAACATTTATTAACGTTTCTAAGAAGAAAGGGTTGAAACTAGTATCCACTCATTCTTATAAACCTAATCCATATAATGAAGAAATGAACAGAAAAAAGGATAAATACGGAGTTTCTTTGGATCAAAATATTATTGGAATATACGAACCTGAAAATTTAGTATTACATGTTCCAGACAGATCTATAATGACAGTATTAAAAGAAGAGGGAAAATATGCAATGGTAGATGTTCAAGGGATAAAAGAATCACCTTTGAAAATAGAAAAAAGTTATATAACTAGTAATCCAAATATAGCTAAAGGTTTTAAGAAAGCTATAGTTGCAGATATAGAAAATCAAAACCTAGGTATGTTTGAAAAAATTAACGGTGAATGGACTTTAATATCTTATATTTATGGGAAAACAGGGTTAGAAAGCACTTTAGGTTTTGAAACACCAAGAGGTTCTTATGTAGTTCCAAATGTAAAGTATGAAATGGAATACAGAGATGTTTATGGTAGAAATTCAGGAATGGCAAGATACGCTATAAGATTCAGTGGTGGAGGATATCTTCATGGAACTCCCCTTGAATATGTGGAAAATAAGAACAAAGACTTTTTCCTAGATGAAAAGGAAAGAGGATTAGGAACTTATAAGGGAACAAGAAAATGCATAAGAAATACAGAGGAACATGCTAAATTTTTATTTGACTGGGTTTTAGAAGGTCA
- a CDS encoding DUF3343 domain-containing protein gives MEEKFIIASADSTHLVMQLEKIFLENKINCRIIPLPTEISANCGLSIKLKLEDKDKIINILKERNEEISIFYVEKNGFKKKIEKIL, from the coding sequence ATGGAAGAAAAATTTATAATTGCTTCAGCAGATTCAACTCATTTGGTTATGCAATTAGAAAAGATATTTTTAGAAAATAAAATAAATTGTAGAATAATACCTTTGCCAACTGAAATTTCAGCTAACTGTGGTTTATCTATAAAATTAAAATTAGAAGATAAAGATAAGATTATAAATATATTAAAAGAAAGAAATGAAGAAATAAGCATTTTTTACGTGGAAAAAAATGGTTTTAAGAAGAAAATAGAGAAAATTTTATAA